From Penicillium psychrofluorescens genome assembly, chromosome: 6, one genomic window encodes:
- a CDS encoding uncharacterized protein (ID:PFLUO_008839-T1.cds;~source:funannotate), which produces MAHSKVVIIGSGPGAHTAAIYLSRAELKPVLYEGMLANGTAAGGQLTTTTDVENFPGFPDGVGGQALMESMRKQSERFGTEIITETISKLDLSSRPFKMWTEWNDGPDNAPAHTADAVIIATGANARRLNLPGEETYWQNGISACAVCDGAVPIFRNKPLYVIGGGDSAAEEAMFLAKYGSRVTVLVRRDKLRASKAMANRLLAHPKCDVRFNTVATEVIGENKPNGLMTHLRIQNRVSGQEEIVDANGLFYAVGHDPANALVKGQVKLDEDGYIITQPGTSYTSVEGVFACGDVQDKRYRQAITSAGSGCIAALEAEKFISEGDSPDEQKPNASVEHSVVEPAAQEVNGEVKKDPKGATAEYKSNPLL; this is translated from the exons ATGGCTCACTCCAAAGTCGTTA TTATCGGCTCCGGCCCTGGCGCCCACACAGCCGCCATCTACCTGTCGCGCGCCGAGCTCAAGCCCGTTCTGTATGAGGGCATGCTCGCCAACggcaccgccgccggcggccagctcacaaccaccaccgacgTGGAGAATTTCCCGGGATTCCCAGACGGTGTGGGCGGCCAGGCGCTGATGGAGAGCATGCGCAAGCAGTCCGAGCGATTCGGCACGGAGATCATCACGGAGACGATCTCGAAGCTGGACCTGTCGTCGCGGCCATTCAAGATGTGGACCGAGTGGAACGATGGCCCGGATAACGCGCCCGCGCACACCGCCGacgccgtcatcatcgccacAGGCGCCAATGCTCGCCGTCTGAACCTGCCTGGCGAGGAAACCTACTGGCAGAACGGCATCAGTGCCTGCGCGGTCTGCGACGGCGCCGTGCCCATCTTCCGGAACAAGCCTCTGTACGTGATTGGTGGCGGCGACTCCGCTGCTGAGGAGgccatgttcctggccaAGTACGGAAGCCGCGTTACCGTGCTGGTGCGTCGCGACAAGCTGCGTGCCAGCAAGGCTATGGCCAATCGGTTGCTCGCGCACCCCAAGTGCGACGTGCGCTTCAACACCGTTGCCACCGAGGTTATTGGCGAGAACAAGCCTAACGGTCTGATGACCCACCTCCGCATCCAGAATAGGGTCTCCggccaggaagaaatcgTTGATGCTAACGGTCTGTTCTATGCTGTCGGTCACGACCCGGCCAACGCTCTGGTCAAGGGCCAGGtcaagctggacgaggacggtTATATTATCACTCAGCCCGGCACCAGCTACACCAGCGTCGAGGGCGTCTTTGCCTGCGGTGACGTGCAGGACAAGCGGTATCGCCAGGCCATCACCAGTGCTG GCTCTGGCTGCATCGCCGCCCTGGAAGCCGAGAAGTTCATCTCGGAAGGCGACTCCCCGGATGAGCAGAAGCCTAACGCCTCAGTGGAGCACTCTGTCGTCGAGCCCGCCGCGCAGGAAGTTAACGGcgaggtcaagaaggacccCAAGGGTGCTACTGCCGAGTACAAGTCCAACCCGCTGCTGTAA
- a CDS encoding uncharacterized protein (ID:PFLUO_008840-T1.cds;~source:funannotate) — MRRSPEAANGSSIPPSDDHRYGMNNYGPAMPPQVPRTRSVSSRGPLAARTSGQQAGRSFSARARDLPPESMNYTTRKPVSQAAPVSPEESNTPRGMPPAPLPPGFDRPAEEIEAPTPPSPAPAAPRRSNTTASTTEKRRGWASDRSPLQKLEVTLTGITKEEKRARVQEAEMKARERLARQKAEQEKAERMAAAAQAEQNMRKTAIAAPEMKEIIPEPRSGGTAVRHSRALSMNPQYPAVRRAEDPQYARTEEDTIPPVARTGGVSRKLVAMGVPVAKADENTRSIAQSDPRAVAPMLSEERMDENQSPTQTFQDSVESQPRPKKQQTVSFDVPPPTPPPVFEWKNPQVARLGVSDFDFQHLDAERGKAWWEGGGTTDRRKSRALPKNYQTPAQKVSGANEHKVFQPPLFLKCGPLLRYTGMKQTKVDGAHGPVDKEIWRGTVMIVTKDSRSYYNTPPTLRLFSQPMDLLPPPPVEISGEDGVQLAPEYVDPTAGLMKVGRDGRPLYVKPVDHLEEEVDLSFVENDDGIYEMTPSMVDYNSEAPKQPISSNRMHSVDGETAEVYRDISGVRLYADAARDVTFWRFSLEVELNPTQQRIAYRINQGPALGFWVPAAGQSMNIMFHSGNGFGPFVDSNQLCGPDPLWRDVLNEHQTRPFHVMVGGGDQIFNDSIITDSPHFQEWLQIKNATERNDTPLNSDFRSELEEFYLDNYSRWFSQGLFSLANSQIPMVNIWNDHEIFEGFGSYHHDFMQSFVISGLGKIAFKYYMLFQHHSVPEETETDEPSWLLGAQPGPYIEQQSRNLFMSFGHGVTFLGLDCRTERMNNEVLNESTCDRVWDRCHREIMKGETKHLIVLSSVPVAYPRMALLKNFMNSRKSLGKSGMLGGLINRSGGNVEVFDDHWTAKYLKSERTWLVEDLQDLAAEKSVRVTILSGDVHLAAIGQFYSSSKLGVAKDRDYRYMPNVISSAIADIPETELLSDMLSRRSTVHHMDSNTDEEIIPIFTQDVNGKPRNNKRLLPRRNWCSIREYHPGFTPPATPEPETPPTGPRPGMLQRTLSLGRGGDRDKPSGNRPGSGLLRRLSNRAGGGPPSRSFSFGADGPLPPRENGDSYFPSGDQPPPRPGPFHRRPSNLGKKAAKKKNKIEDDGAGAFIDLEGGLAITLNLEVSPMDPSGITVPYKLLVPVLRYQGNEYDPPPTPVAKGWKKWLKVRRNNETEDYASEDEFDDDDDDLINNTRANAAGHVGEGWEGR; from the exons ATGCGTCGATCCCCCGAGGCCGCCAATGGCAGCTCGATCCCTCCTTCCGATGACCATAGATATGGCATGAACAACTATGGTCCTGCGATGCCACCACAAGTCCCACGGACACGCTCCGTATCTTCCAGGGGTCCTCTAGCTGCCCGGACGTCGGGGCAGCAGGCAGGACggtccttctcggccagggcTCGGGATCTACCTCCCGAAAGCATGAACTATACAACTCGCAAGCCAGTCTCTCAGGCTGCTCCCGTGTCACCAGAGGAATCAAACACACCCCGAGGTATGCCACCAgcacctcttcctccaggGTTTGACCGGCCCGCGGAGGAGATTGAAGCGCCAACGCCCCCATCCCCGGCACCGGCTGCGCCGCGTCGGTCGAATACCACGGCTTCCACAACCGAGAAACGGCGTGGTTGGGCGTCTGATCGATCTCCATTACAAAAACTGGAGGTTACTTTGACTGGGATtaccaaggaggagaagcgtGCACGGGTTCAGGAAGCAGAAATGAAAGCTCGAGAGCGTCTGGCACGCCAGAAAGCCGAGCAGGAGAAAGCGGAAAGaatggccgcggcggctCAGGCAGAGCAGAACATGCGGAAGACCGCTATCGCAGCTCCAGAGATGAAGGAAATAATTCCTGAACCGCGCTCTGGAGGCACAGCCGTGCGCCACAGCAGAGCATTGTCCATGAACCCCCAGTATCCCGCTGTTCGCCGTGCTGAGGATCCACAATATGCACGTACGGAGGAGGATACCATACCGCCAGTCGCAAGGACAGGCGGCGTTTCCAGAAAATTGGTCGCAATGGGCGTGCCAGTGGCGAAGGCTGACGAAAACACTCGCTCGATTGCTCAGTCGGACCCCAGAGCAGTTGCCCCCATGCTCAGCGAGGAAAGGATGGATGAAAATCAATCACCAACACAAACTTTCCAGGACAGCGTGGAGTCGCAACCCAGGCCGAAAAAGCAGCAGACCGTGTCCTTTGATGTGCCGCCTCCTACACCACCCCCAGTCTTCGAGTGGAAAAACCCACAGGTTGCTCGTCTCGGGGTCTCGGATTTTGATTTCCAACATCTTGATGCCGAGCGCGGCAAGGCATGGTGGGAGGGCGGCGGAACGACCGACCGCAGAAAGAGCAGAGCTCTGCCTAAGAACTACCAGACGCCAGCGCAAAAGGTCTCAG GAGCAAACGAGCACAAAGTTTTCCAGCCCCCGCTGTTCTTGAAATGCGGGCCATTGCTTCGATACACGGGCATGAAGCAGACCAAGGTCGATGGAGCGCATGGGCCTGTTGACAAGGAGATATGGCGAGGCACTGTCATGATTGTCACGAAAGATTCCCGCTCTTATTACAATACTCCACCTACATTACGCCTATTTTCCCAGCCCATGGATCTCCTGCCTCCCCCGCCTGTAGAGAtcagcggcgaagacggcgtcCAATTGGCGCCCGAATATGTTGACCCGACAGCTGGTCTTATGAAGGTTGGCCGGGATGGGCGGCCGCTCTACGTCAAACCGGTGGATCATCTCGAGGAGGAAGTTGATCTGTCATTCGTCGAAAACGATGATGGCATCTACGAAATGACGCCCAGCATGGTCGATTACAACAGCGAGGCTCCAAAGCAGCCAATATCCTCCAACCGAATGCACTCGGTTGACGGAGAAACGGCGGAGGTTTACCGAGATATCTCAGGAGTTCGTTTGTACGCCGATGCCGCGAGAGATGTGACGTTCTGGAGATTTTCCCTCGAAGTCGAACTGAACCCAACGCAACAGCGAATTGCATACCGAATCAACCAGGGACCTGCCCTGGGATTCTGGGTTCCCGCTGCAGGCCAGTCCATGAATATTATGTTCCACAGTGGCAATGGATTTGGGCCCTTTGTCGATTCGAATCAACTCTGTGGCCCTGATCCACTCTGGCGAGATGTCCTCAATGAGCACCAGACTCGACCATTCCATGTGATGGTTGGAGGAGGCGACCAAATATTCAACGATTCGATTATCACAGATTCGCCGCATTTCCAGGAATGGTTGCAAATTAAGAACGCCACCGAGAGGAACGACACTCCTCTCAATTCTGACTTCCGCTCTGAGCTGGAAGAATTCTATCTAGACAACTATTCTCGATGGTTCTCACAAGGTCTTTTCTCGTTGGCCAACTCCCAGATTCCCATGGTTAATATATGGAATGACCACGAGATCTTTGAAGGATTTGGGTCCTACCACCACGATTTTATGCAAAGCTTTGTTATTTCGGGGCTGGGCAAGATCGCCTTCAAGTATTATATGCTGTTCCAACACCACAGCGTCCCAGAAGAGACTGAGACGGACGAACCCAGTTGGCTTCTGGGTGCTCAACCCGGTCCTTACATTGAGCAGCAAAGCCGAAACTTGTTTATGTCTTTTGGCCACGGGGTTACGTTCCTCGGTCTGGATTGCCGCACCGAACGCATG AATAATGAAGTTCTTAACGAGTCGACGTGTGATCGGGTGTGGGATCGATGCCACCGAGAGATCATGAAAGGAGAGACCAAACATCTGATTGTACTTTCGAGTGTTCCAGTTGCTTACCCCCGAATG GCATTGCTCAAAAACTTTATGAACAGCCGCAAGTCGCTGGGCAAATCTGGAATGCTGGGTGGACTTATCAACAGATCTGGCGGCAATGTAGAGGTGTTTGATGACCATTGGACTGCAAAGTATCTCAAGTCCGAACGAACATGGCTGGTTGAAGATCTTCAGGACCTCGCAGCAGAAAAGTCCGTGCGGGTCACAATCTTGAG TGGTGATGTTCACCTGGCCGCCATCGGGCAGTTCTACTCGAGCTCCAAACTGGGAGTCGCCAAGGACCGCGACTATCGATACATGCCCAACGTGATTTCTTCAGCCATCGCTGATATCCCCGAGACGGAACTCCTTTCGGATATGCTCAGCAGACGCAGTACGGTGCACCATATGGACTCGAACacggacgaggagatcatccccatcttcacccAAGATGTGAATGGCAAGCCTCGAAACAACAAACGATTACTTCCTCGGCGAAACTGGTGCTCAATCCGAGAATATCATCCTGGTTTCACACCGCCAGCGACGCCTGAGCCCGAGACACCACCAACAGGGCCTCGCCCCGGCATGCTCCAGCGGACCTTGTCATTGGGTCGTGGGGGAGACAGAGACAAACCCTCTGGCAACAGACCAGGCAGCGGTCTTCTACGACGACTGTCTAATCGTGCGGGAGGGGGACCACCGTCGAGATCCTTCAGTTTTGGCGCCGACGGCCCACTACCGCCAAGGGAAAATGGCGACAGCTACTTCCCCAGCGGAGACCAGCCCCCTCCTCGCCCGGGCCCATTCCACCGCCGGCCAAGCAACCTCGGTAAAaaggcagcaaagaagaagaacaagatcgaggatgatggcgCGGGCGCCTTCATCGACCTTGAAGGAGGATTGGCTATCACGCTGAACCTGGAGGTCAGCCCGATGGACCCGTCTGGGATCACGGTGCCATACAAACTGCTCGTGCCGGTGCTGCGCTACCAGGGCAATGAATATGATCCGCCCCCGACACCGGTGGCCAagggatggaagaaatggTTGAAGGTGCGGCGGAACAACGAGACCGAGGATTATGCCAGCGAGGACGAAtttgatgatgacgacgatgacttGATCAATAACACGCGCGCCAATGCGGCCGGccatgttggagaaggatgggaaggaaggtgA
- a CDS encoding uncharacterized protein (ID:PFLUO_008841-T1.cds;~source:funannotate) has protein sequence MRLASRALRPYICPSCRHGAGSRRFKSQLAQSPDIYDVVCVGGGPAGLGLVAALRNVHQKTFKLGRASPITSNLRIALVESQDLQKARSWGLEPTKFSNRVSSLTPSSVSFLRSIGAWEHLDTDRVQNYQEMQVWDGVSGSRISFDWSMETSPFEDKPSVATMTENANLVRGLLARIAASGDENLSVFENMTVASIENGSDHLPDGPDLSAWPVLSVAPTGSAASTKPASRIAARLLVGADGINSPVRSFADIPTHGWDYNRHGVVATLALAEPDVPPFPASMRTAYQRFLPALGGPIALLPLPNNHATLVWSTTPEHAAYLKSLSAPAFLAMVNAAFRLSMTDLKYMMGIDRATSAEQTSPHEDELSWRLQHTPLPSQIPPTAIGLQQGTVASFPLRFRHAAQYVSPRIALVGDAAHVIHPLAGQGLNLGLADVASLSRTIQYAVSHGMDIGDLLTLDHYASERYLPNAKIGGTCDLLHKMYNVPGNGPVTWARSLGLDVINRLPFVKSFLMKNAEG, from the exons ATGCGTCTAGCCTCAAGGGCCCTCCGGCCATATATCTGCCCGTCAtgccgacatggcgctggcAGTCGACGATTCAAGTCCCAGCTTGCTCAATCGCCTGACATCTACGACGTGGTCTGTGTCGGCGGCGGGCCAGCAGGCCTAGGTCTAGTGGCTGCACTCCGTAACGTCCACCAAAAGACATTCAAGCTGGGGA GAGCATCGCCCATTACATCGAACCTCAGGATCGCCCTTGTCGAAAGCCAGGACCTCCAAAAAGCTCGGTCGTGGGGCCTGGAGCCGACGAAGTTCTCCAACCGGGTTAGCAGCCTGACGCCCTCTTCTGTGTCGTTCTTGCGCAGTATCGGAGCATGGGAACACTTGGACACCGACCGCGTGCAGAATTATCAAGAGATGCAGGTGTGGGATGGCGTGAGCGGGTCGCGCATATCCTTTGACTGGTCTATGGAGACGTCTCCGTTCGAGGACAAACCGAGTGTCGCTACCATGACCGAGAACGCGAATCTTGTTCGTGGATTGTTGGCGCGTATTGCTGCTTCGGGTGATGAGAACCTGTCTGTTTTTGAGAACATGACCGTTGCATCCATTGAGAATGGCTCCGACCACCTTCCCGACGGACCCGATCTGTCGGCCTGGCCTGTTCTCTCTGTCGCACCGACAGGATCCGCAGCGAGTACCAAGCCGGCATCCCGCATCGCTGCGAGACTGCTGGTCGGCGCAGACGGTATCAATAGTCCTGTCCGTTCGTTCGCCGATATCCCCACCCACGGCTGGGACTACAATCGCCACGGTGTGGTTGCGACCCTGGCACTTGCAGAACCAGATGTCCCGCCATTCCCTGCATCCATGCGCACAGCCTATCAACGGTTCCTACCTGCGCTGGGCGGACCGATCGccctgctcccgctgccaAACAACCACGCCACCCTCGTCTGGTCAACAACACCAGAGCACGCAGCGTACCTGAAATCGCTGTCGGCACCTGCCTTCTTAGCTATGGTCAATGCAGCGTTCCGTCTCTCTATGACAGACTTGAAATATATGATGGGCATAGATCGTGCAACATCCGCGGAGCAGACCTCACCCCACGAAGACGAGCTGTCCTGGCGCCTCCAGCACACACCACTCCCTTCTCAAATCCCACCCACGGCCATCGGCCTGCAACAGGGCACAGTTGCCTCCTTCCCCCTTCGCTTCCGCCACGCAGCCCAATATGTCTCCCCCCGTATTGCTCTCGTTGGCGACGCCGCGCACGTTATCCACCCGCTCGCCGGCCAAGGCCTCAACCTCGGTCTCGCCGACGTCGCTTCCCTCTCTCGCACAATCCAGTATGCCGTCTCCCACGGCATGGATATCGGGGATTTGCTCACCCTCGATCACTACGCCTCGGAACGGTACCTCCCCAATGCTAAAATTGGTGGCACTTGTGATCTGCTTCATAAGATGTACAATGTCCCTGGAAACGGGCCCGTCACTTGGGCGCGCAGCTTGGGGCTGGATGTTATTAACAGGCTGCCTTTTGTCAAGTCGTTCTTGATGAAGAACGCGGAGGGTTAG
- a CDS encoding uncharacterized protein (ID:PFLUO_008842-T1.cds;~source:funannotate) has protein sequence MASYLGLRGMPLVMAVTLACSTGFLLFGYDNGVFSGLTTDPIFLETMGNPNASLLGFIVAVYELGCLVGALASAVWGERLGRRMLIVVGSVWLVIGTVIQCTSYGRAQMIVGRIVTGLGMGGITSAVPVWQCECTPAPIRGRTIAMELSALIVGIVVAYWIDYGCSGYTSGFQWRFPIAFQIVFALLLILMCFFLPESPRWLASQGRPEEALEVLCQLRDGQPQDENILFEYTEIKEAIELEAEESGSWKDCFTDGGIMGWQRVAIACSAQALQEFTGTNIITYYAPYVMVHSVGLDSRQALLLSGGLQLFFLVASFIPWFIIDKVGRRKLFMFGSFGMGACQLIAGLCIMAGGKANGIAAITMLYLFQGFFTWGWMSNMWCYPAEILPLRTRQRGAALSVIWQWLITFLVVEITPVGIQNIGWKLYVVFCILNWATMPIVYFLYPETAGRTLESIDFLFANHTSFRQVVKLSQRKDVDESPVARTRDAQALEKPVEEHVEA, from the exons ATGGCTTCGTACCTGGGTCTGCGCGGAATGCCCTTGGTGATGGCCGTCaccttggcctgctccacGGGTTTCCTTCTTTTCG GCTATGACAACGGCGTGTTCTCAGGCCTAACCACCGACCCAATCTTCCTCGAGACAATGGGCAACCCCAACGCCAGTCTCCTAGGCTTTATCGTAGCCGTCTACGAGCTGGGCTGTCTAGTCGGCGCTCTAGCCTCCGCCGTATGGGGCGAGAGACTCGGTCGTCGCATGCTGATCGTTGTCGGCAGCGTCTGGCTGGTCATCGGCACCGTCATCCAGTGCACATCCTACGGCCGGGCCCAGATGATCGTTGGCCGTATCGTGACGGGCCTCGGAATGGGTGGGATTACCAGTGCGGTTCCTGTCTGGCAGTGCGAGTGCACGCCCGCGCCGATTCGGGGACGCACTATTGCTATGGAGCTATCGGCCCTGATTGTTGGTATTGTTGTTGCGTACTGGATTGATTATGGGTGCAGTGGGTACACGAGTGGGTTCCAGTGGCGCTTTCCGATTGCCTTCCAGATTGTCTTTGCACTGCTTTTGATTCTGATGTGCTTTTTCCTGCCTG AAAGTCCCCGTTGGCTGGCGAGCCAGGGCAGACCCGAGGAGGCGCTGGAAGTTCTCTGTCAGCTGCGTGATGGCCAGCCCCAGGATGAGAATATTCTATTTGAGTATACCGAGATCAAGGAGGCTATtgagctcgaggccgaggagtCCGGTAGCTGGAAAGACTGTTTCACGGACGGCGGCATTATGGGCTGGCAGCGTGTTGCCATTGCGTGCAGTGCTCAGGCTTTGCAAGAATTTACCGGGACAAACATCATCACGTACTATGCACCTTATGTCATGGTGCACAGCGTTGGGCTCGACTCTCGTCAAGCACTGCTTCTATCCGGCGGCCTccagcttttcttcctggttgCCTCTTTCATTCCATG GTTCATCATCGACAAAGTCGGCCGGCGCAAACTATTCATGTTCGGCAGTTTCGGCATGGGCGCCTGCCAACTAATCGCAGGCCTCTGCATCATGGCCGGCGGCAAGGCGAACGGCATTGCTGCCATAACAATGCTCTACCTATTCCAGGGCTTCTTCACCTGGGGCTGGATGTCAAACATGTGGTGCTACCCGGCCGAAATCCTGCCACTGCGCACTCGCCAGCGCGGCGCGGCCCTCTCGGTGATCTGGCAGTGGCTCATCACCTTCCTGGTGGTTGAGATCACGCCCGTGGGGATCCAGAATATCGGCTGGAAGCTCTACGTTGTCTTCTGCATTCTCAACTGGGCGACTATGCCCATTGTGTACTTCCTCTACCCGGAGACGGCGGGACGGACTCTGGAGAGCATTGATTTCTTGTTCGCGAACCACACTAGCTTTAGGCAGGTGGTTAAGCTGAGCCAACGgaaggatgtcgatgagTCTCCCGTCGCTCGTACGCGCGATGCTCAGGCACTGGAGAAACCTGTGGAGGAGCATGTTGAGGCTTGA
- a CDS encoding uncharacterized protein (ID:PFLUO_008843-T1.cds;~source:funannotate), with product MEQDDFDSVSWKHPDSDQSRPTTSGTDAEDQHTFDHDVNGKRRMSSNYEAPAGAQADPVDVGELECDVSSPHKEGSGKDAYISYLVTTHTDFKSFQKPEVQVRRRFTDFYFLYKTLYREYPACAVPPLPDKHKMEYVRGDRFGPEFTSRRAWSLHRFLKRLTLHPVLRRATLLTIFLESQDWNAHMRLHSTRTSTSTGSDSGNAGIFDNFTDTFVNAFTKVHKPDRRFIEVREKADKLDEDLSHVEKTVARVARREADLETDYTELATQFRKLVPLEPAVEMPLHVFSASVEETARGITELKNHTDQNYLGSLRDMEAYIMSLKNLLKTRDQKQLDFEALVEYRNKAVAERDTLASNPAAYYATNPLTSSPASFIRSKMEDMRGVDHEQSRRERVRKLELRIDELTREVESAKTTSEMFDEEVVREVDDFERIKAVEFRDSLGSFAASHIEFYQGVLSTWERFIAEMESEPDMGLEESNQ from the exons ATGGAACAAGATGACTTCGATTCCGTCAGCTGGAAGCACCCTGACAGCGACCAGTCACGCCCTACAACCTCAGGCACCGATGCGGAAGACCAGCATACATTTGATCACGATGTCAATGGCAAGCGGAGAATGAGCTCCAATTACGAAGCGCCGGCCGGGGCGCAGGCTGACCCAGTCGACGTGGGGGAGCTTGAGTGCGACGTGTCGTCGCCGCACAAGGAGGGCTCAGGGAAAGATGCATATATTTCATATCTGGTTACAACACAT ACCGATTTCAAATCATTTCAGAAGCCCGAGGTCCAAGTACGTCGGCGATTTACGGATTTCTACTTCCTGTACAAGACGCTGTATCGCGAATACCCGGCATGCGCGGTGCCTCCGCTGCCAGACAAGCACAAGATGGAGTACGTGCGCGGGGACCGGTTCGGCCCGGAGTTTACATCGAGACGGGCGTGGTCGCTGCACCGGTTTCTGAAGCGTCTGACCCTGCATCCGGTGCTCCGGCGCGCAACCCTACTCACTATCTTCCTGGAGTCGCAGGACTGGAACGCGCATATGCGACTGCACTCGACGCGGACATCGACGAGTACGGGTTCCGACAGCGGGAATGCGGGGATATTCGATAACTTTACGGACACATTCGTCAACGCGTTTACCAAGGTGCACAAGCCGGATCGCCGGTTCATCGAGGTGCGGGAAAAGGCAGACAAGTTGGATGAGGATCTATCGCATGTGGAGAAGACTGTGGCACGGGTCGCTCGGCGCGAGGCCGACTTGGAGACAGACTACACAGAGCTGGCCACGCAGTTCCGGAAGCTCGTCCCGCTGGAGCCGGCCGTGGAGATGCCACTGCATGTGTTTTCCGCGtcggtggaggagacggCGCGTGGGATCACCGAACTGAAGAATCACACGGACCAGAACTACCTGGGCTCGTTGCGGGACATGGAGGCCTACATCATGTCGCTGAAGAACCTCTTGAAAACCCGGGATCAGAAGCAACTGGATTTTGAAGCCCTGGTCGAGTACCGCAACAAGGCCGTTGCGGAGCGTGACACGCTCGCATCCAACCCGGCTGCGTATTATGCCACCAACCCACTGACTTCCTCCCCGGCATCTTTCATCCGCTCCAAGATGGAGGACATGCGCGGCGTGGATCACGAGCAATCCCGCCGTGAGCGGGTGCGTAAGCTCGAGCTGCGTATCGACGAACTTACCCGCGAGGTCGAATCTGCCAAAACCACCTCGGAGATGTTCGACGAGGAAGTTGTCCGCGAAGTTGATGATTTCGAGCGCATCAAGGCGGTCGAGTTCCGGGATTCCCTTGGCAGCTTCGCCGCGTCGCACATCGAGTTCTACCAGGGTGTGCTGTCTACATGGGAGCGGTTTAtcgcggagatggagagcgagcCCGACATGGGGCTGGAAGAGTCGAACCAATGA